One Miscanthus floridulus cultivar M001 chromosome 11, ASM1932011v1, whole genome shotgun sequence DNA window includes the following coding sequences:
- the LOC136494677 gene encoding uncharacterized protein, which yields MSHNPKTARLSTAGRAMFTPCAPPAEREIVIISDDEEMATPTPTPTPTPVAVPVYPVVATPEESTATSPTPAPSLAAPVEDEEIGWKCKYYFKLAPETAYYHTLLTHVLDDYFPDLHASISYHYTKYKHPLEATFWKVELVVTAWNDIINGHEVETVHSAPARRAHALDGMEDAAQNAYIHYHGRRFEAMREDSFRFLSRNDHEGVWQVLALPENDPTLEATVQHVHAMQGVDDEVKGELRASQRVQRRLQKQVDELRAQLGQPSIYKKKRHSFTMIDTAP from the coding sequence atgtctcataatccgaagactgctcgactcagcacggCCGGACGTGCAATGTTCACCCCATgtgccccaccggcggagagggagattgtgatcatctccgacgacgaggagatggctacaccgacgcctacacctactcctacaccagtcgccgtgcccgtctaccctgtggtagctacacctgaggagtcgacggctacttcccctacacctgcaccctccctagctgcccccgtggaggacgaggagattggctggaagtgcaagtactacttcaagctagctccagagacagcctactaccacactctcctcacccacgtgttggacgactacttccccgacttgcacgcctccatcagctaccactacaccaagtacaagcacccactggaggctaccttctggaaggtagagctggtggtcaccgcatggaatgatatcattaatggacatgaggtggagactgtccatagtgcccctgccaggagagcccatgctttagatggcatggaggatgcagcacagaatgcctacatccactaccatggtcgtcgcttcgaggccatgagggaggatagCTTCAGGTTCCTttctcgaaatgatcatgagggtgtttggcaggttttggctctaccagagaatgacccaactctggaggcaacggtgcagcatgtccacgctatgcagggagtggatgatgaagtcaaaggagaactgcgtgcatctcagagggtgcagagacgtcttcagaaacaagtggatgaacttcgagcacaactaggacagccttccatctacaagaagaagcgccattccttcaccatgattgacaccgctccatag